In the Arthrobacter sp. 31Y genome, one interval contains:
- a CDS encoding acetylxylan esterase, whose product MPLFDLPLDQLRNYSSIAIAPVDFDDFWDRTIAEARGLPLNAVFEPVDNYLSVIDTFDVTFSGFGGDRIKGWLNLPAQLGPGEQLPVVVEYIGYSGGRGLVNENTRWAQAGYAHFIMDTRGQGYGGVSGDTPDPHPSAGGVNYAGLMTRGADHQDNYYFRRVYVDAFRAVEAAQNHPAVDPSKVVLTGVSQGGGITVAAAGLAAGRLDGVIAALPDVPFLQDFPRAIDITPRGPYPEIAGFLGRHREKYEPMLEVLNYFDGVHLGRAATVPALFSAAQMDDICPPSTVFASFNSYGASSREQGGAPEKDIEVYRFNNHEGGQEHHWIKQLQFLRKVLSS is encoded by the coding sequence ATGCCCCTCTTTGACCTTCCCCTTGACCAGCTCCGCAACTACTCCTCCATAGCAATTGCACCAGTGGACTTCGATGACTTCTGGGACCGCACCATCGCTGAGGCGCGCGGGCTCCCGCTCAATGCTGTGTTTGAGCCTGTGGACAACTACCTCAGCGTGATCGACACCTTCGATGTCACCTTCTCCGGCTTCGGGGGAGACCGCATTAAGGGCTGGCTGAATCTACCCGCGCAGCTCGGCCCCGGGGAGCAGCTTCCCGTGGTGGTGGAGTACATCGGCTACTCCGGCGGGCGGGGCCTGGTCAACGAGAACACCCGTTGGGCCCAGGCCGGCTACGCGCACTTCATCATGGACACGCGCGGGCAGGGCTACGGCGGGGTCTCCGGCGACACCCCGGACCCGCATCCGTCGGCCGGCGGCGTCAACTATGCGGGCCTCATGACCCGGGGCGCCGACCATCAGGATAACTACTACTTCCGCCGTGTCTACGTGGACGCCTTCCGTGCGGTGGAAGCGGCACAGAACCATCCCGCCGTCGACCCCTCAAAAGTGGTGCTGACAGGAGTCAGCCAGGGCGGCGGCATTACTGTCGCCGCTGCCGGGCTGGCCGCTGGAAGGCTCGACGGCGTCATCGCCGCACTGCCCGACGTTCCCTTCCTGCAGGACTTCCCGCGCGCCATCGACATCACCCCGCGTGGCCCGTACCCGGAGATCGCAGGATTCCTGGGTCGGCACCGTGAAAAATACGAGCCCATGCTGGAAGTTCTGAACTATTTCGACGGCGTCCACCTTGGCCGGGCAGCAACCGTGCCTGCGCTGTTCTCCGCGGCACAAATGGACGACATCTGCCCTCCGTCAACAGTGTTCGCGAGCTTCAACAGTTACGGAGCCAGCTCTCGGGAGCAGGGCGGGGCGCCGGAAAAGGACATCGAGGTGTACCGCTTCAACAACCACGAAGGCGGGCAGGAACACCACTGGATCAAGCAATTGCAGTTCCTGCGCAAAGTGCTGTCATCTTGA
- a CDS encoding DUF6807 family protein: MDTASTESASSPTRLRASGGNITAPVRIALVGVHGFGTHHLRNLDRLTAMGKVDLVAVADPNPPAPGDLPESTAVHGNLDELLAGDHHPDVIIVATPIQTHAPLALSVLASEADLYLEKPPVASMSDFLRLQETAAKAGRSVQIGFQSLGSHALATLEKLAAGQASEELPGIGTLKGISATGRWVRDRAYYKRSRWAGKRSLDGVDVVDGVATNPLAHAIATALRIAGARAAEDLATVETDLYRANDIEADDTSVIRLRTTNGLPITCALTLCATESVEPYVTLHGSEGTAVFHYTEDRVTVRTETGETTHTFGRDDLTENLLHHLSEGTPLLSPLDDAGAFMRVLEAIRTAEAPALIPAECVNWVGTGEQAHAVIPSIEDILERATRAHATFSELGLPWARPITGGAEALFSPEAATAKGNASAVLRSGSNLEPDLSPRPYLHPVTTPAGIVVTDHLPSDHVWHLGAGFALQDVNGSNFWGGRSYRRTAGKYVDLKDHGRIETADVSREGDLTTLDLNWIAADGGLLLKERRSLSRTVLDERTWRLDIQTRLTAVVDVSLGSPGSHGASGSGYGGFFWRLPVNSSPRVFSSTAEGEPSVHGSVSPWLAWTGEFDGGPAYLVFGAPSESADPWFVRCSDYPAVGSALAWDTAAELAEGESLTRSNTVWISDGTLNVAEIEGLVSGR; encoded by the coding sequence ATGGACACCGCTTCCACAGAGTCCGCCAGTAGTCCAACACGCCTCCGCGCTAGTGGAGGAAACATCACTGCGCCGGTGAGGATCGCCTTGGTGGGAGTCCACGGCTTCGGCACGCACCACCTCCGCAACCTCGATCGGCTCACTGCCATGGGCAAGGTGGACCTTGTTGCGGTGGCCGATCCGAATCCGCCGGCCCCCGGAGATCTGCCGGAAAGCACGGCTGTCCACGGAAACCTTGATGAGCTTCTGGCCGGTGACCACCACCCGGACGTCATCATTGTGGCTACGCCCATTCAGACCCATGCCCCGCTGGCCCTGTCCGTGCTCGCTTCCGAGGCGGATCTCTACCTGGAGAAGCCCCCTGTGGCCTCCATGAGCGACTTCCTTCGCCTCCAGGAAACGGCGGCCAAGGCTGGCCGCAGTGTCCAGATCGGTTTCCAGAGCCTCGGTTCCCACGCGCTGGCAACATTGGAAAAGCTGGCCGCTGGGCAGGCTTCCGAAGAGTTGCCGGGCATCGGCACCTTGAAGGGGATCTCAGCTACGGGCCGCTGGGTCCGGGACCGGGCCTACTACAAGCGGTCCCGCTGGGCAGGCAAACGCAGCCTCGATGGCGTGGATGTGGTGGATGGCGTCGCCACCAACCCGCTGGCCCATGCGATCGCCACGGCGCTCCGCATCGCCGGAGCACGGGCCGCCGAGGACCTCGCGACCGTGGAAACCGACCTCTACCGGGCCAACGACATCGAAGCCGACGACACCTCAGTGATCCGCCTTCGCACCACGAACGGCCTGCCCATCACGTGCGCCCTCACCCTCTGCGCCACCGAATCAGTGGAACCATATGTGACGCTCCACGGCAGTGAAGGCACGGCAGTTTTCCACTACACAGAGGACCGCGTGACCGTCCGCACCGAAACCGGCGAAACCACCCACACATTCGGGCGCGACGACCTCACCGAGAACCTCCTCCATCACCTGTCCGAAGGCACGCCACTGCTGAGCCCGCTCGATGACGCTGGCGCGTTCATGCGTGTCCTGGAAGCCATCAGAACAGCAGAGGCACCTGCGCTGATTCCGGCGGAATGCGTGAATTGGGTGGGAACAGGTGAGCAAGCACATGCGGTGATCCCCAGCATCGAGGACATCCTGGAACGCGCCACCCGCGCTCACGCCACGTTCTCCGAACTGGGACTTCCCTGGGCTCGACCCATCACAGGAGGGGCCGAAGCTCTCTTCTCCCCCGAAGCTGCCACCGCCAAGGGTAACGCCAGCGCAGTCCTCCGTAGTGGCAGCAACCTTGAGCCGGACCTCTCCCCCCGGCCGTATTTGCACCCGGTGACCACCCCGGCCGGGATAGTGGTCACGGATCACCTGCCGTCGGATCACGTCTGGCACCTCGGCGCAGGATTTGCACTGCAGGACGTCAATGGAAGCAACTTCTGGGGCGGCCGCAGCTACCGGAGGACAGCGGGTAAGTACGTGGATTTGAAGGACCACGGGAGGATCGAGACCGCAGATGTCTCCCGCGAAGGAGACCTCACCACGCTTGACCTCAACTGGATCGCGGCCGACGGCGGCCTGCTTCTGAAGGAGCGACGATCCCTGAGCCGCACAGTCTTGGACGAGCGCACCTGGCGACTCGACATCCAGACCCGACTCACCGCCGTCGTGGATGTTTCACTGGGCAGCCCCGGTTCGCATGGTGCCTCCGGCAGCGGCTACGGCGGCTTCTTCTGGCGCCTCCCTGTCAATTCCTCCCCTCGCGTCTTTTCCTCCACCGCCGAGGGTGAACCGTCCGTGCATGGTTCCGTGTCGCCGTGGCTCGCTTGGACAGGAGAGTTCGACGGCGGCCCTGCCTACCTGGTGTTTGGCGCACCTAGCGAGTCTGCGGACCCATGGTTCGTGCGGTGCAGCGACTACCCCGCCGTGGGTTCCGCACTGGCGTGGGACACAGCAGCGGAATTGGCGGAAGGCGAATCCCTCACCCGGAGCAACACGGTGTGGATCAGCGACGGAACCCTGAATGTGGCGGAGATCGAGGGTTTGGTTTCAGGCCGATGA
- a CDS encoding family 78 glycoside hydrolase catalytic domain, whose protein sequence is MSTDAAETPLMATSLTVEGSAQCLTAPAAPVFGWLLDAGTSASAGQMVQTAYRLRVLDQTGKDVWDSGTVVTEQQHHRPYTGPDLTPDNDYQWTVQLTDATGATGLPSKSSYFSTGLASTGVAETGGWTAEWIHREPGGRAPLELVDGFLRVSGSPCLPWPVASDGSTVITARFRLRLGTAGILLRSDGPGSGVLVEINPNRSALLRPAPDWEIGAMSAPPTETVAETPAFGATGVSRAGALLEDGWQDLVITDDGERITVSIDGDMALDATVPGTGSSGIAFHQGPRSQAEYSWVTVHCGSTTLLHSDLTNPAALTGWCTTTPLRQPDEWTLAKTTIKPGGNVVRARLYAAASHHAAFSINGSPCLETTNFGYPGEQFYNAADVTEALQSSDTATLTAVAHWYGPGQGRAAGRPGLLAQLTVEYDDGTRNVFGSGPGWLVAEGPYRQSGYRNDEGDPIEHFDATAWPEPQQWHPAISLGTHPVPDFPFLRPNDAGVARNYAAAVEIFTADDGTPVADFGAVVPGRPVVGFLRGEHGRTVMLRAGYNLRADGRVDTGKTPSQNTDMSFPYTQVDGPQRYEAAVHLGFRYLEMPGVELADLGAVGATVIHAEHPEEGSFHSSDHTLNRVFTLLRDSALLGVQEQFVDTPTREKGQFLGDAANISYATMALFGERHFTAKALREFTGSARRYWQNPQERGRYNAVYPNGDGKRDIPDFSLMMPEWVDEYYRLSGDDALVAELLPQLQDTAEYVLRHIPTDGPTAGLVTHLGGGGGPYLHGIVDWPAPGRFGYDMDCAARTTVNAQSWSVLDAVSRLCTSAGLELEAARFGGAAASLAGQINARLRVDGVMVDGLYSDGRPSLNASQHATSFPLSMGITPAEHAAKDAERLAGMGMRQGPMTVHRLFRALLSAGRVDDVVNLLTDPCQPGWARQLDAGASFTWEAWELDEGTDYSQSHAWSASVIREILEYLLGVRVTAPGASAVVIQPPVCRLEHAEGRVPTQRGVVSVSWRRTVEGMELDCTVPAGVIAEVVLPSGTHEVGPGSWHFGPRDGTS, encoded by the coding sequence ATGAGCACGGACGCCGCGGAAACCCCACTCATGGCCACCAGCCTCACGGTCGAGGGCTCAGCGCAGTGCTTGACCGCTCCAGCCGCGCCGGTTTTTGGCTGGTTGCTGGATGCAGGAACCTCCGCGAGCGCAGGGCAAATGGTCCAGACCGCATATCGCCTCAGGGTGCTGGACCAAACCGGCAAGGACGTATGGGACTCGGGCACCGTTGTCACGGAGCAGCAGCACCACCGTCCCTACACAGGCCCGGACCTGACCCCGGACAACGACTATCAGTGGACCGTGCAGCTCACTGATGCCACCGGTGCTACGGGTCTACCCAGCAAGTCGTCGTACTTCAGTACGGGTCTCGCCAGCACAGGCGTGGCGGAAACGGGTGGCTGGACCGCAGAGTGGATTCATCGGGAACCCGGCGGACGCGCGCCGTTGGAACTGGTGGACGGCTTCCTGCGTGTGAGCGGTTCACCCTGTCTTCCTTGGCCGGTTGCATCCGACGGCAGCACGGTGATCACCGCACGGTTCCGCCTGCGCCTGGGGACTGCCGGGATCCTCCTTCGCAGCGACGGGCCTGGATCCGGGGTGCTCGTGGAGATCAACCCGAACCGGTCAGCGCTCCTTCGCCCCGCCCCTGATTGGGAGATCGGCGCAATGTCCGCCCCGCCTACGGAGACGGTGGCTGAGACACCAGCGTTTGGGGCAACTGGTGTTTCCCGTGCCGGGGCACTTCTCGAAGACGGCTGGCAGGATCTGGTCATCACGGACGACGGCGAACGCATCACGGTCAGCATCGACGGTGACATGGCCCTGGACGCCACAGTCCCCGGCACCGGCAGCAGCGGCATCGCGTTCCATCAAGGACCACGCAGCCAGGCCGAGTACTCGTGGGTCACCGTCCACTGTGGCAGCACTACCCTTCTTCACAGCGACTTGACCAATCCCGCCGCGCTCACGGGCTGGTGCACCACCACTCCCCTCCGGCAGCCGGACGAATGGACCCTCGCGAAGACCACCATCAAGCCCGGGGGCAATGTTGTCCGCGCCCGCCTTTATGCCGCTGCGAGCCATCACGCCGCGTTCTCCATCAACGGCAGCCCGTGCTTGGAGACAACCAACTTCGGCTACCCGGGAGAGCAGTTCTACAACGCAGCCGACGTCACTGAAGCCCTGCAGAGCAGCGACACCGCCACCTTGACCGCCGTCGCCCATTGGTATGGACCCGGCCAGGGCCGCGCCGCCGGACGTCCAGGCCTGCTGGCCCAGCTGACGGTGGAGTACGACGACGGCACCCGGAACGTGTTCGGCTCCGGACCTGGGTGGCTGGTGGCCGAAGGTCCCTACCGGCAGAGCGGATACCGGAACGATGAGGGCGATCCCATCGAGCATTTCGATGCGACAGCCTGGCCGGAACCACAGCAATGGCACCCGGCAATCTCCCTCGGAACCCACCCGGTCCCCGACTTCCCCTTCCTGCGGCCCAACGATGCGGGCGTCGCACGCAACTACGCAGCCGCCGTCGAAATTTTCACTGCGGATGACGGAACTCCGGTAGCGGACTTCGGCGCAGTGGTTCCCGGCCGGCCGGTGGTGGGGTTCCTCCGTGGCGAGCATGGGCGGACGGTGATGCTTCGGGCGGGGTACAACCTCCGGGCGGACGGCCGCGTTGATACTGGAAAGACACCCAGCCAGAACACGGACATGTCTTTCCCCTACACCCAGGTAGACGGCCCGCAACGCTACGAGGCGGCAGTGCACCTGGGCTTCCGCTACCTCGAAATGCCTGGTGTGGAGCTCGCAGACCTCGGCGCTGTCGGCGCAACGGTGATCCATGCCGAGCACCCGGAGGAAGGCAGCTTCCACAGCTCCGATCACACGTTGAACCGGGTCTTCACGCTTCTGCGGGACTCCGCGTTGCTGGGCGTCCAAGAACAGTTCGTGGACACACCAACCCGCGAAAAGGGCCAGTTCTTGGGCGACGCCGCGAATATCTCCTACGCCACCATGGCCCTGTTTGGTGAGCGTCACTTCACGGCCAAGGCGTTGCGCGAGTTCACAGGATCGGCTCGCCGCTATTGGCAGAATCCACAAGAGCGTGGGCGCTACAACGCTGTCTATCCCAACGGCGACGGCAAGCGCGACATCCCTGACTTCTCGCTCATGATGCCCGAATGGGTGGACGAATACTACCGGCTCAGCGGGGATGATGCCTTGGTTGCCGAGCTCCTCCCTCAACTCCAGGACACGGCGGAATACGTCCTGCGCCACATCCCCACGGACGGTCCCACCGCCGGGCTGGTGACGCATCTGGGTGGCGGCGGCGGCCCCTACCTCCACGGCATCGTGGACTGGCCTGCTCCCGGGCGCTTCGGCTACGACATGGACTGCGCGGCGCGCACCACGGTCAACGCCCAGTCGTGGTCAGTGCTCGACGCCGTCAGCCGGCTATGCACCTCGGCCGGCCTTGAGCTGGAGGCGGCCCGGTTCGGTGGGGCGGCGGCATCGCTGGCTGGACAGATCAACGCCCGGCTGCGCGTGGACGGCGTCATGGTGGACGGACTCTACTCGGACGGCCGCCCCAGCCTCAACGCCTCACAGCATGCGACCTCGTTCCCGTTGTCCATGGGGATCACTCCCGCTGAACACGCGGCGAAGGATGCCGAGCGACTCGCCGGGATGGGAATGCGCCAAGGTCCCATGACCGTGCACCGGCTATTCCGCGCCCTGCTGTCCGCGGGGCGGGTGGACGATGTTGTGAACCTCCTCACCGATCCATGCCAGCCCGGCTGGGCCCGCCAGCTCGACGCCGGAGCCTCCTTCACCTGGGAGGCCTGGGAGCTTGATGAGGGCACCGACTACAGCCAGTCTCACGCATGGTCTGCATCAGTGATCCGGGAGATCCTTGAGTACCTCTTGGGCGTCCGCGTCACCGCTCCGGGTGCGTCCGCCGTCGTGATTCAACCACCGGTGTGCCGGCTGGAACATGCCGAGGGCCGCGTACCGACGCAGCGCGGTGTTGTTTCCGTCTCGTGGCGCCGGACGGTGGAGGGAATGGAGCTGGATTGCACAGTTCCCGCGGGAGTTATCGCCGAGGTAGTCCTTCCGAGCGGCACGCACGAGGTGGGCCCAGGATCCTGGCATTTCGGTCCGCGAGACGGCACTTCATGA
- a CDS encoding ABC transporter substrate-binding protein, translating to MSTRARKNLAAKVAAAAVAIAITMTGCGSGSQQASSDGTVTLRFSWWGSDVRHKMTQKLIDAFEAQNPTIKIKGEYGDWSGYWDKLATQVASQDAPDVIQMDAAYLGEYAERGALLELKDVDLAKFDSAVADAGKVEGKQYAVTAGVNAQVVLANPSILAASGVTLPDDKTWTWDEYNKTAASITEGSKSGVYGSGAVSGDAPMNLWFRQHGKSLFTADGKFGFDEGDLTGWYEYQAELRDSKAVPPASVMTEDATASVDQQGLATNRFGLAWYWSNQLSALTKASGQPLEIHRPPSTDGNAASAQQFYKSSQFWSASSRTKHPAEVQKFVDFLANNVEAGEIALADRGIPGNSEVRAAVLPKLTPEDAATAKFIDEISSELGDAVPVPPAGSSSAVEALGRYALEVHFNRLSPAEAAKKAMDEAKSSLS from the coding sequence ATGTCTACTCGAGCACGAAAAAATCTAGCCGCCAAAGTCGCAGCAGCGGCGGTCGCCATCGCCATCACCATGACTGGTTGTGGCAGCGGATCCCAGCAAGCTTCCTCGGACGGCACCGTGACCCTTCGTTTCAGTTGGTGGGGTTCGGATGTCCGGCACAAGATGACCCAAAAACTTATTGACGCTTTCGAAGCGCAGAATCCCACCATCAAAATCAAAGGCGAATACGGCGATTGGTCCGGATATTGGGACAAACTAGCCACCCAGGTGGCCTCGCAGGACGCCCCGGACGTCATTCAAATGGATGCCGCCTACCTGGGCGAGTATGCCGAACGCGGCGCCCTGCTCGAGCTGAAGGACGTAGATCTCGCCAAGTTCGACTCAGCAGTGGCAGACGCCGGAAAGGTTGAAGGCAAGCAGTACGCGGTAACTGCCGGCGTGAACGCCCAAGTGGTTTTGGCGAACCCCTCCATCCTCGCGGCCAGCGGTGTCACTTTGCCCGATGACAAGACGTGGACCTGGGACGAATACAACAAAACGGCGGCCTCCATTACCGAAGGCAGCAAGAGCGGGGTTTACGGTTCGGGTGCTGTCAGCGGTGACGCACCCATGAACCTCTGGTTCCGCCAACACGGTAAATCCCTCTTCACCGCCGACGGCAAATTCGGCTTTGATGAGGGCGACTTGACGGGATGGTACGAATACCAGGCAGAGCTCCGCGATTCCAAGGCCGTGCCGCCCGCATCCGTGATGACGGAGGACGCCACGGCTTCCGTTGACCAGCAGGGATTGGCTACCAACAGGTTTGGACTCGCTTGGTACTGGTCCAATCAACTGAGCGCCCTCACCAAAGCTTCGGGCCAGCCGTTGGAGATTCACCGTCCACCGAGCACGGACGGCAACGCCGCCAGTGCACAGCAGTTCTACAAGTCCTCCCAGTTCTGGTCCGCGAGTTCGCGGACCAAGCACCCGGCGGAGGTCCAGAAGTTCGTTGACTTCCTCGCCAACAATGTGGAGGCCGGTGAAATAGCGTTGGCCGATCGCGGTATCCCGGGCAACTCGGAGGTCCGCGCCGCAGTCCTTCCCAAGCTAACGCCAGAGGACGCCGCCACCGCCAAATTCATCGATGAAATCTCCTCCGAACTGGGAGACGCCGTGCCCGTTCCCCCGGCAGGGTCCAGCTCCGCCGTCGAGGCTCTGGGACGCTATGCCCTGGAAGTCCACTTCAACAGGTTGTCTCCCGCCGAGGCTGCCAAGAAGGCGATGGACGAAGCGAAGAGCTCGCTGAGTTAG
- a CDS encoding MFS transporter yields MSPRPFPLRPKSTEPRARSTESWHYPLRHHNYRIFVTLSLVGSGGVWMQRLAQDWLVLQLTGSPAAVGVAVALQFLPMLVVGPISGVLVDLFPKRRILLVCQSVAALLAAGLAVWNAMGGTDVWVVYASCIALGITSAIDGPARQVFVNEVVGDAGLPAAIGLNSAIGQLGAMAGPALAGVVIAQAGPAAAFGANALIGVSVLVMIASIRPGELHHSPEAPEPGARRGQILAGFRFVRARPPLLLTMLLAGLLGAFGMNGPVVLAAFADGVWHSGPAGFGLFNTVSALGALAGALVATRIKRFGRKGIVASAGLFGLTQGLAALMPTQEWFVVMLIVVGFMTLVFLTSAATAVQLEAGASVRGRVLALYFPLLLGGHALGGLLAGWLTEDFGVRTGLVVTGALGMVSAAVIGFLLWRFSVRRRS; encoded by the coding sequence GTGTCGCCGCGCCCGTTCCCACTGCGCCCCAAATCCACCGAACCGCGTGCCCGCTCCACGGAAAGCTGGCATTACCCGCTCAGGCACCACAATTACCGGATCTTCGTAACGCTCTCCCTTGTAGGGAGCGGCGGGGTGTGGATGCAGCGGCTCGCCCAGGATTGGCTGGTGCTGCAACTCACGGGCAGTCCGGCGGCAGTTGGGGTCGCCGTCGCCCTCCAATTCCTTCCTATGCTGGTGGTGGGCCCCATCAGCGGCGTGCTGGTGGACCTCTTCCCCAAGCGCCGTATCCTCCTGGTCTGTCAGTCCGTCGCCGCTTTGTTGGCCGCAGGTTTGGCTGTGTGGAACGCGATGGGCGGCACGGATGTGTGGGTGGTCTATGCGTCCTGCATCGCCTTGGGCATCACCAGCGCGATCGATGGACCGGCACGGCAAGTGTTCGTCAACGAGGTAGTGGGCGACGCTGGCCTGCCCGCAGCAATCGGCCTCAACAGCGCAATAGGGCAGTTGGGAGCCATGGCCGGCCCGGCATTGGCGGGTGTGGTCATTGCCCAAGCGGGTCCGGCAGCGGCCTTCGGGGCCAACGCTTTGATTGGCGTATCGGTCCTGGTGATGATCGCTTCCATCAGGCCGGGGGAGCTGCATCATTCTCCGGAAGCGCCTGAGCCGGGTGCCCGGCGCGGCCAGATCCTGGCCGGCTTCCGCTTCGTCCGGGCTCGTCCACCCCTGCTGCTGACTATGCTCCTTGCGGGATTGCTGGGCGCGTTCGGCATGAACGGCCCGGTAGTCCTCGCGGCGTTCGCAGACGGGGTGTGGCACAGCGGGCCTGCGGGCTTTGGGCTCTTCAACACTGTGAGTGCATTGGGGGCACTCGCAGGTGCGTTGGTGGCCACCCGCATCAAGCGCTTTGGGCGGAAGGGGATCGTGGCCAGTGCCGGGCTCTTCGGCCTGACGCAAGGTCTGGCTGCTCTGATGCCCACGCAGGAGTGGTTCGTGGTGATGCTCATTGTGGTGGGCTTCATGACCCTGGTGTTCCTCACCAGTGCAGCCACCGCAGTACAGCTCGAGGCCGGCGCCAGCGTGCGCGGCAGGGTCCTGGCCCTCTATTTCCCGCTGCTGCTGGGCGGTCACGCTTTGGGCGGGCTGCTGGCCGGGTGGCTCACTGAGGACTTTGGCGTCCGGACCGGACTGGTGGTCACGGGGGCGTTGGGCATGGTGTCCGCGGCCGTGATTGGATTCCTGCTCTGGCGCTTCTCGGTCCGTCGACGCAGCTGA
- a CDS encoding Poxvirus protein I5 encodes MNATGKSSGNPGIPVNRFALFAETILAGVIVLLLSVPLVTAPAAYAAGVAHLERHLSGRDDSLRSLWGNFRRALPGSWKLGITTAVAAVVIVLNLLLALVGQLPGRAVILPATLILAAAGAVLFLRIAANWSGGVNWEGDAGQQSSEVPGPQRWALAYSHAKADSLRDWTGSLLLLAAVFMAVVFVWMLQALFVIVPGTLVLAAAAIKIRSNR; translated from the coding sequence ATGAACGCCACCGGCAAGTCCTCGGGGAATCCCGGCATTCCGGTCAACCGCTTTGCCCTCTTCGCCGAGACCATCCTGGCGGGAGTCATCGTGCTCCTCCTTTCCGTCCCGTTGGTGACGGCGCCGGCTGCCTATGCGGCCGGCGTCGCGCACCTGGAAAGGCACCTCAGCGGAAGGGATGATTCCCTCCGCAGCCTGTGGGGCAATTTCCGCCGCGCGCTTCCCGGCAGTTGGAAGCTGGGAATCACGACGGCGGTAGCCGCCGTCGTGATTGTCCTGAACCTGTTGCTCGCTCTGGTGGGTCAACTGCCCGGCCGGGCGGTGATCTTGCCCGCCACCCTGATATTGGCCGCGGCAGGGGCGGTTTTGTTCCTGCGGATCGCTGCCAACTGGAGTGGCGGGGTGAACTGGGAAGGCGACGCCGGCCAGCAATCCTCCGAGGTCCCCGGCCCGCAAAGGTGGGCGCTTGCCTACTCTCACGCCAAGGCTGATTCGCTGCGGGACTGGACCGGCTCGCTCCTCCTGCTCGCTGCCGTGTTCATGGCGGTGGTCTTCGTGTGGATGCTGCAGGCATTATTCGTGATCGTTCCCGGGACCTTGGTCCTGGCCGCTGCCGCCATCAAAATCCGTTCCAATCGCTGA
- a CDS encoding carbohydrate ABC transporter permease, whose product MTTMATPTQTPPTTSAPVYNPKSESTTVKRIKSTIFHIVALALVAMVLYPAIWMISASFKPNSEIGGANNAIWSNNFSFDNFVTAMEGIGGVSTLTFFTNSLILAVGAVVGTVLSASISAYAFARINFPGRGLFFGMMIATLLLPFHVVIIPQYIVFQQLGLVDTYVPLLIGKFLAADAFFVFLMVQFMRGLPAELDEAARIDGAGHVRIFGSIMLPLMKPALISTSIFSFIWSWNDFLGPLLYLNTPEKYPLPLALRLFVDQTQSSDYGAMIAMSVLALLPVLVFFLVFQRYIVEGVSTQGLKG is encoded by the coding sequence ATGACAACCATGGCAACACCCACCCAAACCCCGCCTACCACCTCGGCGCCGGTGTATAACCCGAAGTCCGAGTCCACCACGGTCAAGCGGATCAAGAGCACCATCTTCCACATCGTCGCTTTGGCGCTGGTGGCGATGGTCCTCTACCCGGCCATCTGGATGATCTCCGCATCCTTCAAGCCGAACTCCGAGATCGGCGGCGCCAACAACGCGATATGGTCGAACAACTTCAGCTTCGACAACTTCGTCACGGCCATGGAAGGGATCGGCGGCGTCTCCACGCTGACGTTCTTCACCAACTCCCTGATCCTGGCCGTCGGTGCCGTCGTCGGAACCGTCCTTTCAGCGTCCATCTCCGCCTACGCCTTCGCCCGGATCAACTTCCCCGGCCGTGGACTGTTCTTCGGCATGATGATCGCCACCTTGCTCCTGCCGTTCCACGTGGTGATCATCCCGCAGTACATCGTGTTCCAGCAGCTCGGCCTCGTAGACACCTACGTGCCCTTGCTGATCGGCAAGTTCCTTGCCGCGGACGCGTTCTTCGTGTTCCTCATGGTCCAGTTCATGCGTGGCCTCCCGGCCGAACTCGACGAAGCCGCCAGGATCGACGGCGCAGGGCACGTGAGGATCTTCGGCTCCATCATGCTGCCGCTCATGAAGCCGGCCCTGATCTCCACCTCGATCTTCTCCTTCATCTGGAGCTGGAACGACTTCCTTGGCCCGCTGCTCTACCTCAACACCCCCGAAAAATACCCGCTGCCCCTGGCGTTGCGGCTCTTCGTTGACCAGACCCAGAGCTCGGACTACGGAGCCATGATCGCCATGTCCGTCCTGGCCCTGCTCCCGGTTCTGGTCTTCTTCCTCGTCTTCCAGCGCTACATCGTCGAAGGCGTCTCCACGCAAGGCCTCAAGGGCTAA